Proteins encoded together in one Anoplolepis gracilipes unplaced genomic scaffold, ASM4749672v1 Contig19, whole genome shotgun sequence window:
- the LOC140675532 gene encoding uncharacterized protein: MYYVERSSGGPSRSVNNYVPNRYETPLFENKCDNISLKRRAIRILSRRYALTTTEFKFLEIGINVGTPSYVEIVIGDHQGKELVLSLETWKGLYEQRRKIHDLLRKDSKDTYNFISVGPLTVRVHTINDTKLISLESLNVRMMMIEPTLHRMFNLNQCIDVTFDRLVRITETVDTKFTQFSNIASTITDNKKVLNVICASDAFNKHQLVDCELVALVFSHNM, from the exons atgtaCTACGTCGAAAGAAGCAGTGGCGGCCCCAGCAGAAGcgtgaataattacgtaccgaatcgttatgaaactccattgtttgagaacaaatgtgacaa catttcgttgaagcgtcgtgcgattcgtatactaagtagacgatacgcattgacaaccacggaattcaaattccttgaaattggtatcaacgtgggtacaccgagttacgtggaaattgtcataggagatcatcaaggaaaggaactggtattatctctcgaaacgtggaagggactctacgagcaacgtcgcaaaattcacgatttactgcgaaaggactctaaagatacctataattttataagcgttggaccgctaacagtgcgagttcatacgattaacgatactaaacttataagtctcgaatctttaaacgtacgcatgatgatgattgaaccGACGTTACACCGTATGTTTAATCTCAATCAATGCATCGATGTAACCTTTGATCGATTGGTTAGAATCACCGAGACAGTCGATACTAAGTTTACACAATTCTCCAATATCGCGTCCACTAtaacggataataaaaaagtgttaaatgtaatatgcgccagcgacgccttcaataaacatcaactcgtcgattgcgaactggtagctttagtttttagtcacaatatgtaa